One genomic segment of Brassica napus cultivar Da-Ae chromosome A3, Da-Ae, whole genome shotgun sequence includes these proteins:
- the LOC106439753 gene encoding mitogen-activated protein kinase kinase kinase 3 → MPTWWVRKSSKNKDDSHLLQTQTRSVSDKSIRRISADNSKSTPDPVTPSRCTPRCSREFAGASGFSDEKKCHPLPLPSLSNDQVNGSVSGSGSVSSVSSSGSGEDQSQPTAPRKSNAAAASPKAGARPASPLHNRFSGMTLESSSTGRNDEGRSSEYHPLPLPPGSPTSPAVVLPCSPTSPSSGVQGGSWGVGGSEKEISKWKKGRFIGSGTFGKVYQGFNSEEGRICAIKEVKVISDDKNSKECLKQLNQEINVLSQLCHPNIVQYYGSELSEETLSVYLEFVSGGSIHKLLTEYGAFTEPVIQNYTRQILSGLAYLHGRNTVHRDIKGANILVDPNGEIKLADFGMAKHVTAYSTMLSFTGSPYWMAPEVVMHKNGYTLAVDVWSVGCTILEMATAKPPWSQFEGVAAIFKIGNSKDMPEIPDHLSNDAKNFIRLCLQRNPTVRPTAAQLLEHPFLRVHSPRVASTSMHKDVPPRPYDGSSSMPTREPPFSGRHPVFHPIKSPSRENVRAITSLPVSPCSSPLRQLGPAYKSCFLSPPHPSYAFPVQESGYNHQAEFAASPFRFKKDTSLIEPSSYRAQAPSSPFRSRLV, encoded by the exons ATGCCTACTTGGTGGGTGAGGAAGTCCAGCAAGAACAAAGACGATTCCCACCTCCTCCAGACCCAAACTCGTTCCGTTTCCGATAAGTCTATCAGAAGAATCTCCGCCGATAACAGCAAATCCACCCCCGATCCGGTCACTCCTTCCCGATGCACACCTCGCTGCAGCCGCGAATTCGCCGGAGCCTCCGGTTTCTCCGACGAGAAGAAATGTCATCCTCTCCCCCTCCCGTCGCTCTCTAACGATCAGGTGAACGGATCGGTTTCCGGATCGGGCTCTGTATCAAGCGTCAGCTCGTCTGGATCGGGTGAAGATCAGAGTCAACCCACTGCTCCTAG GAAGTCTAACGCAGCAGCGGCTTCTCCGAAGGCGGGAGCTAGACCGGCCTCTCCGCTGCATAACAGATTCTCTGGGATGACGTTAGAGTCTTCTTCCACGGGGAGGAACGATGAAGGGAGGTCTTCGGAGTACCATCCTTTGCCTCTGCCGCCGGGATCTCCTACGAGCCCCGCCGTTGTGCTTCCGTGTTCTCCTACGAGCCCTTCTTCGGGTGTGCAGGGAGGGTCTTGGGGTGTGGGAGGGTCGGAGAAGGAGATTTCCAAGTGGAAGAAAGGGAGGTTTATTGGGAGTGGTACCTTTGGGAAAGTCTATCAAGGCTTTAACAG TGAGGAAGGAAGGATTTGTGCTATTAAAGAGGTCAAGGTCATTTCTGACGACAAAAACTCAAAGGAATGTCTGAAGCAACTAAATCAG GAGATTAATGTGCTGAGCCAGCTTTGTCATCCGAATATTGTTCAGTATTACGGAAGTGAACTG AGTGAAGAAACCTTGTCCGTCTACTTGGAGTTTGTGTCAGGTGGCTCAATCCATAAACTTCTCACGGAGTATGGTGCTTTCACTGAACCTGTTATCCAAAACTACACACGACAGATTCTCTCTGGGCTTGCCTATTTACATGGAAGAAATACAGTGCATAG GGACATCAAAGGAGCAAATATATTAGTGGATCCGAATGGTGAAATCAAGTTGGCAGATTTTGGGATGGCCAAACAT GTAACAGCCTATTCTACTATGCTTTCTTTCACGGGGAGTCCTTATTGGATGGCACCCGAG GTTGTGATGCACAAAAATGGCTACACTCTTGCAGTCGATGTGTGGAGTGTGGGTTGTACTATTCTCGAAATGGCAACAGCAAAGCCACCTTGGAGCCAGTTTGAAGGG GTTGCTGCAATTTTCAAAATCGGGAACAGCAAAGACATGCCAGAAATACCTGATCACCTTTCAAATGATGCAAAGAATTTTATAAGACTTTGTCTGCAACGAAATCCAACAGTACGCCCTACAGCTGCTCAGCTTTTAGAACACCCTTTTCTACGTGTACATTCACCGAGAGTGGCTAGTACTAGCATGCACAAAGATGTCCCCCCACGCCCCTATGATGGAAGCTCCTCAATG CCTACAAGGGAACCACCTTTTTCAGGGAGACATCCTGTCTTTCATCCTATAAAGAGCCCGAG TAGAGAAAACGTGAGAGCCATCACATCCTTGCCAGTATCTCCATGTTCAAGCCCTTTACGGCAACTTGGACCAGCATACAAAAGTTGTTTCCTGTCACCTCCTCATCCGTCTTATGCATTTCCCGTGCAAGAAAGTGGGTACAACCACCAAGCGGAGTTTGCTGCAAGTCCTTTTAGGTTCAAGAAAGACACATCATTGATAGAACCATCTAGTTACAGAGCCCAGGCGCCCAGTTCACCCTTCAGATCAAGACTGGTGTAG
- the LOC106442400 gene encoding leucine-rich repeat extensin-like protein 5, which produces MKRLVPSGPNNETSPPSPPHFIEDIGVKRLVPSGPNNETSPPSPPHFIADFGVKRLVPSGPNNETSPPSPPHFIEDTRVKRLVPSGPNNETSPPSPPHSADFGVKRLVPSGPNNETSPPSPPHSIADYGVKRLVPSGPNNETSPPSPPHSIASFGVKRLVPSGPNNKTSPPSPPHSIADFGVKGLVPSGPNNETSPPSPPHSIADFGVKRLVPSGPNNETSPPSPPHFIANFGVKRLVPSGPNNETSPPSPPHSIADFGVKRLVPSGPNNETSPPSPPHSIADFGVKRLVPSGPNNETSPPSPPHSIANFGVKRLVPSGPNNETSPPSPPHSIH; this is translated from the coding sequence ATGAAGAGATTGGTTCCAAGCGGCCCAAACAATGAAACGTCTCCACCTTCTCCACCACATTTCATAGAAGATATTGGAGTGAAGAGATTGGTTCCAAGCGGTCCAAATAATGAAACGTCTCCACCTTCTCCACCACATTTCATAGCTGATTTTGGAGTGAAGAGATTGGTTCCAAGCGGCCCAAACAATGAGACGTCTCCACCTTCTCCACCACATTTCATAGAGGATACTAGAGTAAAGAGATTGGTTCCAAGCGGTCCAAACAATGAAACGTCTCCACCTTCTCCACCACATTCAGCTGATTTTGGAGTGAAGAGATTGGTTCCAAGCGGTCCAAACAATGAAACGTCTCCACCTTCTCCACCACATTCCATAGCGGACTATGGAGTGAAGAGATTGGTTCCTAGCGGTCCAAACAATGAAACGTCTCCACCTTCTCCGCCACATTCTATTGCAAGTTTTGGAGTGAAGAGATTGGTTCCAAGCGGCCCAAACAATAAAACTTCTCCACCTTCTCCACCACATTCCATAGCTGATTTTGGAGTGAAAGGATTGGTTCCAAGTGGTCCAAACAATGAAACGTCTCCACCTTCTCCACCACATTCCATAGCGGATTTTGGAGTGAAGAGATTGGTTCCAAGCGGCCCAAACAATGAAACGTCTCCACCTTCTCCCCCACATTTCATAGCAAATTTTGGAGTGAAGAGATTGGTTCCAAGCGGTCCAAACAATGAAACTTCTCCACCTTCTCCACCACATTCCATAGCTGATTTTGGAGTGAAAAGATTGGTTCCAAGTGGCCCAAACAATGAAACGTCTCCACCTTCTCCACCACATTCCATAGCGGATTTTGGAGTGAAGAGATTGGTTCCAAGCGGCCCAAACAATGAAACGTCTCCACCTTCTCCCCCACATTCCATAGCGAATTTTGGAGTGAAGAGATTGGTTCCAAGCGGTCCAAACAATGAAACTTCTCCACCTTCTCCACCACATTCCATACACTAA
- the LOC106439752 gene encoding aminotransferase ALD1, chloroplastic isoform X1, which translates to MVSLTFFSSASSLSSSPSKIVKSSLDFELKKLGGCTKLVRNVNLEKLKNNYLFPEISRRELEHVKKHPNVQLISLGTGDTTEPIPKQITSDMSNFAHALSTVEGYRGYGLEQGDKVLRKAIADTFYGHLHVKSNEVFVSDGAQSDISRIQLLLGSGVTIAVQDPTFPAYIDSSVIIGQTGNFHEATKKYQNVVYMPCGPQNSFFPDLSKTPRTDVIFFCSPNNPTGYVASEKQLHQLVEFAKTNGSIIIFDSAYAAFIEDGSPRSIYEIPGAREVAIEISSFSKFAGFTGVRLGWTIIPDELLYSNGFPIINDFHRIVTTSFNGASNIAQAGGLACLSPVGLKEIRSVINYYKENRKILMETLASLGLTVYGGVNAPYLWVHFRGSKSWDVFAEILEKTHIITVPGSGFGPGGEEYLRISGFGRRDDMIEASRRLRNFFNTRTKHFPFLSSASNTN; encoded by the exons ATGGTCAGTCTAACGTTCTTCAGTTCGGCCTCATCTTTATCCTCTTCTCCATCAAAAATTGTCAAGTCTAG TTTAGACTTCGAGTTGAAGAAACTTG GTGGCTGCACAAAACTGGTCCGCAATGTGAATTTGGAGAAACTAAAGAACAACTATTTGTTTCCCGAA ataagcAGACGTGAGCTTGAGCACGTTAAAAAGCATCCAAATGTACAATTAATAAGCCTTGGGACTGGTGATacaacagagcctataccgaagCAGATCACCTCAGACATGTCTAAC TTTGCACATGCCCTATCAACTGTGGAAGGATATAGAGGGTATGGCCTGGAACAAGGTGACAAG GTTCTTAGGAAAGCTATTGCTGATACGTTCTATGGACATTTGCACGTGAAAAGCAATGAAGTATTTGTATCAGATGGTGCACAAAGCGATATTTCTCGTATTCAG CTACTCCTAGGTTCCGGTGTCACAATTGCTGTGCAAGATCCTACCTTCCCA GCTTACATAGATTCAAGTGTGATTATTGGCCAGACTGGTAATTTCCATGAAGCAACCAAGAAGTACCAAAACGTTGTCTATATGCCTTGTGGACCTCAAAATAGTTTTTTCCCTGATCTATCAAAGACTCCAAGAACTGATGTCATCTTCTTTTGTTCTCCTAATAACCCTACTGGTTATGTGGCTTCAGAAAAACAACTACATCAACTAGTTGAGTTTGCAAAGACCAATggttctattattatttttgactcTGCATATGCTGCATTTATCGAAGATGGCAGCCCACGTTCAATATATGAAATCCCTGGTGCTCGAGAG GTTGCAATTGAAATTTCGTCATTCTCTAAGTTTGCTGGTTTCACTGGTGTTCGACTTGGTTGGACTATCATCCCTGATGAGCTCTTGTACTCTAATGGTTTTCCCATTATAAATGATTTCCATCGCATTGTGACAACTTCCTTCAATGGAGCTTCAAATATCGCTCAGGCGGGTGGATTAGCATGCCTTTCTCCTGTTGGCCTTAAG GAGATACGCTCGGTGATCAATTACTACAAAGAGAACAGAAAGATACTAATGGAGACTCTGGCCTCGCTCGGCCTCACGGTTTATGGTGGCGTAAATGCTCCATACTTGTGGGTTCACTTTAGAGGATCAAAATCATGGGATGTGTTTGCTGAGATTCTTGAAAAGACTCACATAATTACAGTCCCTGGCTCAGGTTTTGGACCTGGTGGAGAAGAATATTTAAGGATCAGTGGGTTTGGACGTAGAGACGATATGATTGAAGCATCAAGGAGGTTGCGAAATTTCTTCAACACTCGAACCAAgcattttccttttctctcttccgCTTCTAATACAAACTAA